The Algoriphagus sanaruensis genome window below encodes:
- a CDS encoding response regulator: protein MNRNKTICIIEDDPNYLMLTQKMIEFTTLFKEILTFRNGKQAFEGLMDRKASHGDFPDFILLDINMPIWDAWDFLDEFSKHTQDWNGVVYIITSSIDKVDESKSKEYSLVKGYLKKPVGFEKIIEIFNL, encoded by the coding sequence ATGAATCGTAACAAGACCATTTGTATCATCGAGGACGATCCCAACTATTTGATGCTCACTCAAAAAATGATTGAGTTTACCACTCTTTTTAAAGAGATTTTGACTTTCAGAAATGGAAAGCAAGCTTTTGAAGGACTAATGGATCGGAAGGCGAGCCATGGAGATTTTCCGGACTTTATTCTTTTGGATATCAATATGCCGATTTGGGATGCTTGGGACTTTCTGGATGAATTTTCAAAGCATACTCAAGATTGGAATGGAGTAGTTTATATCATCACGAGTTCGATTGATAAAGTAGACGAGTCCAAGTCAAAGGAATATTCATTGGTCAAAGGATATTTAAAGAAACCGGTTGGTTTTGAAAAAATCATTGAGATTTTCAATTTATAA
- a CDS encoding ABC transporter ATP-binding protein: protein MIQISQLKKQYKDAVVLDVPSLEIAKGECFGLVGNNGAGKTTLFRIILDLVRATTGTVKINGEDVTRSEDWKSKVGAYLDEHMLLAYLTPDEYFETLRKIYGMSPDDLSHHLEKFTELFNEEVIGKKKYIRDLSKGNLKKVGIAAALMGNPEFVLLDEPFENLDPSSQIRLKKLVQKLTEESKVTFLISSHDLNHVTEICDRIVLVEKGKVIRDLRDKSEMLSELEAYFTG from the coding sequence ATGATACAGATATCTCAACTCAAAAAACAATACAAAGACGCTGTTGTCTTGGATGTGCCTTCCTTGGAAATCGCCAAAGGCGAATGTTTCGGACTGGTGGGGAATAATGGGGCAGGAAAGACGACGCTCTTTCGAATTATCTTGGATTTAGTTCGTGCCACTACAGGAACTGTAAAAATCAATGGCGAGGACGTCACGCGATCAGAAGATTGGAAATCTAAAGTAGGGGCCTATCTGGATGAACATATGCTCTTGGCGTATTTGACTCCAGATGAATATTTCGAGACTTTACGGAAAATTTATGGGATGTCTCCCGATGATTTGAGCCATCACTTGGAAAAATTCACCGAGCTCTTTAATGAGGAAGTAATTGGTAAAAAGAAATACATCCGAGACCTTTCCAAGGGAAATTTAAAGAAGGTGGGAATTGCTGCTGCTCTGATGGGTAATCCGGAGTTTGTATTGTTGGATGAGCCCTTTGAAAATTTAGATCCGAGTTCGCAAATCAGATTAAAGAAACTGGTTCAAAAGCTTACGGAGGAATCCAAGGTCACGTTCTTGATTTCCAGTCATGATTTGAACCATGTGACTGAAATTTGTGATCGTATTGTCTTGGTCGAAAAAGGAAAAGTAATTCGAGACCTTCGAGATAAATCAGAAATGCTATCAGAATTGGAAGCGTATTTTACAGGATAA
- a CDS encoding DUF5687 family protein, producing MTMFFTLIRLQFLKSIRSTSFAKSLLVAIFLVFIALLLLTYVFLAGLFLGRIIEELAEGKDAITYLNSAIIYFFLFEFVYRYFIQKLPVADLESLLHLPIGKAKIIHVLLLRSFLSPMNLIALLLFLPFGVQVVGEQYGSIGAITWVGTILLFSWSLHWLMLWFKQRFEDSFYGLLVVGGLLILGGGSNYLGWFNLGEFAAPFFNMALKSVLPFGIVLIAAVGGYLLANSYYKANAYLEDLSEEEDVRFVNQSFGFLSRFGLAGELANLEWKLIIRHKKSRTYLMLSAFFLLYGLVFYTNPIYQSETGLSAIFIFVGIFITGIFTIQYGQQFLSWNSGNFDFFISRKGGVESLVRGKYLLFMGVSMVCFLASVPYVYFGVHILMIHLATFFFNVGIMIHVIIYLALWKPKPMDLNKGAMFNYEGVGAAQFLIIIPLLVAPYLVYLPFSLLISDTAGLIALGAAGLIGLLAFRPLSQININRVLSNRYEISSSFRQEL from the coding sequence ATGACTATGTTTTTTACGCTCATTCGGCTTCAGTTTCTCAAAAGTATTCGCTCCACTAGCTTTGCAAAAAGTTTGCTGGTAGCCATCTTTCTGGTTTTCATTGCCTTGCTTCTCTTGACGTATGTCTTTCTTGCGGGGCTGTTTTTGGGAAGAATCATCGAAGAATTGGCAGAAGGTAAGGATGCCATTACCTACCTCAACTCAGCAATTATTTACTTTTTCCTTTTTGAATTTGTCTATCGGTATTTTATTCAAAAACTACCTGTGGCAGATTTGGAGAGTTTGCTCCATCTGCCTATCGGCAAAGCCAAGATCATTCATGTTCTTTTACTACGATCTTTTCTGTCCCCGATGAATCTGATTGCCTTATTGCTCTTTCTTCCATTTGGGGTTCAAGTGGTTGGAGAACAATACGGTAGCATTGGGGCAATTACTTGGGTAGGAACGATTTTGCTTTTCAGTTGGAGTCTTCACTGGCTGATGCTTTGGTTCAAGCAACGATTTGAGGATAGTTTTTATGGTCTCTTGGTGGTCGGAGGACTTTTGATTTTGGGTGGTGGAAGCAACTACCTAGGCTGGTTTAATTTGGGAGAATTTGCTGCACCATTTTTCAATATGGCGCTAAAAAGTGTGTTGCCTTTTGGAATCGTACTAATTGCTGCCGTAGGAGGGTACCTTTTAGCGAATTCCTATTACAAAGCTAACGCCTATCTGGAAGACCTTTCGGAGGAGGAAGATGTTCGGTTTGTCAATCAAAGCTTTGGATTTCTATCCCGATTTGGTCTCGCGGGAGAGCTGGCCAATCTCGAATGGAAACTGATCATCAGACACAAAAAGAGTCGTACTTATCTGATGCTTTCTGCCTTCTTTTTACTGTATGGCTTGGTTTTCTATACCAATCCTATTTATCAAAGTGAGACAGGCTTGAGTGCCATTTTTATCTTCGTTGGGATCTTTATCACCGGAATTTTTACCATTCAATACGGGCAGCAATTCTTAAGTTGGAATTCAGGAAACTTTGATTTTTTCATTTCCCGAAAGGGTGGTGTCGAATCTTTGGTTCGTGGGAAATACCTGTTGTTTATGGGAGTATCGATGGTGTGTTTTCTAGCCTCGGTTCCTTATGTGTATTTCGGAGTTCATATTTTGATGATTCATTTGGCCACGTTTTTCTTTAATGTGGGAATCATGATTCATGTGATTATTTATTTGGCGCTGTGGAAGCCAAAGCCCATGGACCTTAACAAAGGAGCCATGTTTAATTACGAAGGAGTAGGAGCGGCTCAGTTTCTGATTATCATTCCGCTATTAGTTGCTCCCTATTTGGTTTACCTCCCATTTTCTTTATTGATCAGTGATACTGCCGGGTTAATTGCTTTAGGTGCTGCCGGTCTCATTGGCTTGCTGGCTTTTCGTCCTCTTTCCCAGATCAATATCAATCGAGTACTCTCTAACCGCTACGAAATTTCATCTTCATTCCGTCAAGAACTATGA